The DNA region CTCAACAATCAGATGATAAGCCATCTTGCGATAGAAAAGAGAAAACCGATGTCAAAGAGGCTGCGGATGAAAGCAATATTGTCATGAGCACCAACAGCGACGACAGTATGCAGGAAGACAGGATACCTGAAAAGAACATTATTTATAGAGATAAAGAGGCATGTAAAGAGTATATTAAGAGTTTTTTTGGCAGCAATCCCTATTAGGGAGTTACAAGTTGATGTAAAGAAAGGATTGATGGCATCGACACCCCTTCATCAGCTCCTACAAATCGAGTTCCACTACACGATGAGCTTTGTCCCCAAGTTTGAGGAGTCGTCTTCAGAAGAACTGATTGCTAACAGTTTGGCCAAAGTACCATCGGCAGCAGCAGAATAAGCAACGATTGGTAAAGCTTTACGAGTATATACATAGCGCTAATCCTTTTTGTTCTACATACCATTTAGGAATTTTGACCTAGAGagtctcttctttgttttcattcataTATTTTCTTCTTCGTACTCAAGGAATGCAAATGCTAATGTAAATGACTATGGAACTGCTCAAGAGTACTTTTCTATGGTTCTCTCAAAGAGGAaagttgagataaatgaataCATTAGTTCTATACTCCtcttgattattattgttttgtttttatttaaaaaccATCCCTAGTAGTTGAAGGTATTCTTTCCCTTCACCAGTCAAATAATTTTCGTCGACGCTGCTTTTGAATTGGATtaaccggtaaagttgttgccatgtgaccaggaggtcacaagatcaaaccttggaaacagcctctgccagaaatgcaaggtaaggttgcgtacaatacacccttgtggtggggcccttccccaaaccctgcgcatagcgggagctttagcaCAGCGGGCTGCCCTTTTTAATAGTAAGAATTAAGAAAGTATACTGCACTATCACACTCTGTACATTATGAGAATCATTTTTCTCTGGCTTTTGAGCAAGGATAATTGTGCGTGAGCTCGAGTCGTCCAAATCACTCATTAGTACCTGAACAGCAGGATAGGCTGCCAATAAAGTTTACATGTGACTTATAGCTCACGAGTTCGATCTGCGAAGTCAGACTGGTACTTGCACATACATATAGGTTGCTTACATATATGCCAGTCATAGGTTTGTGTCGTGGAATCAGTTGTTGATGGTGGCAGTTATGCAATTCTCCATGGGATCTATAGGTCACAGGTTTGAGCATTGGAAGCAGTGTTAGGGTAGGCTGCTTACATATGTGTCGCTTTGTGACCTAAAAGTCATTGGAATGAGGCCATAGAATCGTCTTGCATAAGGGTAGGTCGTCTATATTACACCCCTTTGCAGAGGCAGAGCTAGACCATTAGCTAAGAGTTATATAAAAGCATTGTAGTTCTTTCAAACAAGAACAAAAGTtacttttcaaagaaaatttttacACAACAATAGTCTTTGTATACTTCTTTCTTCTAAATAGGCTGCATCTAAATTCAAACCAAGTTTTCTCAAAAAATAGAGTAAAGCATCTACTACCCccaaactatgaccaaatttgctacgacacactccaaattcaggggatcctattacccctgaactcaatTATAGCGTAtttttttcacccttttgtgctgcCGTAACATCTTTTGTCgatctttttagctgacgtggcatCTTTGACGTGAAGCCCCTTTTATATAATAAACGTGCTACGTCAGCAtaaaagagtgacaaaaatatgctaaaattgagttcgggGGTAATAGGATCTCTGTGAAGTTGGAGTGAGttgtaacaactttgaccatagttcgaggcaatactggatgcttatctcaaaaaaataatcaaagccATAAAAGCCACTGTTGTAAATAATATTAGTAAAAGTGGGATACCATGTATTATAAAACTAGTTtagtgtacctcactttattgagttcaaatttgtttaaataataaatataaatacaataattaaatttaacatcttttggagaattgaTTTAATTAAACCTAGCCTTTACCAAAagaatttctcaaagccgatcgacattcatctaccacctataaactgcaacaaaacaataagatgatagagacattaaaacaatataattaaatctaacctttacacaaaaaaaaattcaaagccgtcCGACACTcgtctatcacctgtaaactataacaaaataatatgacaatagagatatcaaaataatacaactaaactttacctttatacaaaaaaaatttgcaaaacagagatataaaaacaatgcaattaaacctaaccctcacccaaaaaaattctcaaagccgaccaacattcatctaccacctgtaaattcatctacaacctgtaaactataacaaaataatacaatagtgatcacaaaacttcagttttgatgaaaataattcttgtctgagcaaaaattttgacactaaagaatgaaTTGAATGAAagtaaagaagatatatatatatatacacacacacgttgaattttattatgttgacaaaaatagtgaagaagttgaggattagaaaattaaaCATCCACGAATCTAGACATGCAGCTGAATCAAATTAGATGAGCATCTATCATATTTTCTCAATAAGTAAATTGattttttctctagtttaacatgaatcttaatatttatagaagtatttacTTAGTGaaattctattttaggagtatttttctatactattttaggagtatttctctaattgatcagtacaaaaacaaaacaaaaagaaaaaagaagaagaaaaagaagaaaaaaaagacaaaatggaaaaaagataacgagaaagaaaaaattgaaacatgaaaaaagagaaaacaaaaaaaagcaaaagaaaaaatgaagaaaaaaactaatatcttttgatggagaatttatttattaaacctaatctttaccaaaatatttttaaaagtcgatcgacattcatctaccatctataaattataacaaaataatataatgatagagatatcaaaataacataactaaatctaatctttacacacaaaaattttctcaaagtcgttcgACACTCACTTAACatctgtaaacaataacaaagtaatacaataatagagatatcaaaataatacaactaaacctaacctttacataaaaaaattctcaaagcggaccaacatttatctatcacctgtaaattgcaataaaataatacgataaaagtgatataacaataatacaattaaacttaaattttacacataaaaaattttaaaaaccaatCGAGATTAATCTGcaaactgtaaactaccacaaaataacaaattaatatagatattatgataatacaattaaacctaacatttatgTAAAACaaattcaaagccgacccacatttatctaacatctgtaaattaaagtaaaataataagataattaatatttattgagtattttcttaatagagtcctattttaggagtatttttcaaatcaaactgtagaaagaaaaattattaattaattctcctaacatatattttagaaaatcgagtagaaaggaaaatattaattaattgtcctaccatatattttaggaagtctagttaatataataaaaaaataattaaataataaattagtcatattttaggagtatttttctacttgaacagtagaaagaaaaatattaattaatacttctaccatatattttaggagtctcatatattttaggaagtttagttaatataataaaaaataattaaataataaatttaaaaaatagtgaaaatacagttttgtctaaagaaaagtcttttaatgtagggcaaaaagttcaaatcacttttttaaaggtcttcacacttttaatatattatagatgtatCTATGTATAAAATTATCATTCTATTCGTTTgatttacttgtcatattttattttttgagaattaaATTGCATTGATGTTGAtcagtattttcaaatatatttttaattatatttatacaaaaaggATTACAACTTATTCTACTCCCTCTGTTTTAATCTATTTGCCGTACGTTTCTTTTTAGttgtttaaaatatatgttttatttttttataatgctttAACTTTCCACACGATATGTTTAACACAACAAGATTAAATGATATGTtgatatattctacatatattaAGTGTAGGACTCCGGCCACAAGAATTACAATATTCTTcgtttttcttaaatttcatgtcaagtcaaaataaaaaaaaaaaaacaaattaaaacaataaaagtaGATTTTCTCTATAGTTTTTAaacatttgaattttttaaaataaattttgttatactatatcttttctaatctatgttctccactatttcattgaccTACATCAACCTCTGCTCGTGTTCATTATATCCAACCTCTCATAGCTTtcttgaaaagtaaaaatagacaaagtcgaatgtgacaaataaaagtgaacCATACAAGTACAAGacataatttaattgtaaaatttaaaaatattctttattttttaaaactcaatGTCAAATCAAAACCAGATAATAAATTGAATCCGAAGAAGTAGTATTCTTTCTTATAGTTATCAaacatttga from Capsicum annuum cultivar UCD-10X-F1 unplaced genomic scaffold, UCD10Xv1.1 ctg32971, whole genome shotgun sequence includes:
- the LOC124891260 gene encoding uncharacterized protein LOC124891260, producing MSFDNIWDEISKSAQETPRNGDSCVYIMSWNDHFFILKVEKDAYYIIDILGERLFEGCNHAYILKFDQDTKIMKAPSESQQSDDKPSCDRKEKTDVKEAADESNIVMSTNSDDTIPIRELQVDVKKGLMASTPLHQLLQIEFHYTMSFVPKFEESSSEELIANSLAKVPSAAAE